A single Cucumis melo cultivar AY chromosome 4, USDA_Cmelo_AY_1.0, whole genome shotgun sequence DNA region contains:
- the LOC103502817 gene encoding probable N-acetyltransferase HLS1, with amino-acid sequence MGDGGVEAPNTILRGFLVEVPLFKTMVLKIADEYRLHVESNTEESRNLVVVREYCEERDKASVEKMERQCDVGQKGKPSIFTDLLGDPICRVRHFPSHVMLVAEYGKAREIVGVIRGCIKHVTTGHSHHVLKLAYILGLRVSTTHRRLGVGTKLVQHLEEWCKQKGADYAYIATDCANQPSISLFTEKFSYTKFRSPTVLVQPVHAHYKPIGSGIAIVRIPQHVAVKIYRYLFANAEFFAEDIDAILFNKLNLGTFMALPKKLLPKWDPETGILPQSFAVLSVWNTKEVFKLQVKGMSKLTYACCMGSRLLDSWLPWLRVPSFPDVFSQFGVYFLYGLTMRGTNGQRLMKSLCTFVHNMAKDDVGCGAVVTEVGQQDPVRVAIPHWRRLSWNEDLWCIKKLTDLEGDNYEGSKTRDWIKSPPSSAGIFVDPRDI; translated from the exons ATGGGAGATGGTGGGGTTGAAGCTCCAAACACAATCCTAAGAGGTTTCTTAGTAGAGGTTCCTTTGTTCAAAACTATGGTGCTGAAGATAGCTGATGAATATAGGCTACACGTTGAGTCAAACACAGAGGAAAGTAGAAATTTGGTTGTAGTGAGAGAATATTGTGAAGAGAGAGATAAGGCGTCAGTGGAGAAGATGGAGAGGCAGTGTGATGTTGGACAGAAAGGGAAGCCTTCTATTTTTACTGATCTTCTGGGTGATCCTATTTGCCGCGTTCGTCACTTCCCTTCGCACGTCATGCTG GTTGCAGAGTATGGAAAAGCAAGAGAAATCGTAGGAGTTATAAGAGGATGTATCAAGCATGTGACAACAGGTCATTCTCATCATGTTCTAAAGCTGGCGTATATTTTGGGCTTAAGGGTCTCTACTACTCACAG GAGGCTTGGAGTTGGCACGAAACTTGTTCAACATCTAGAGGAATGGTGCAAGCAAAAAGGCGCAGACTATGCATATATAGCAACAGATTGTGCCAATCAGCCGTCCATCAGCTTGTTTACAGAGAAATTTTCATACACAAAATTCAGATCTCCCACAGTGCTGGTTCAGCCTGTTCACGCCCATTACAAGCCAATAGGCTCAGGGATTGCCATAGTCCGCATTCCTCAGCACGTTGCTGTTAAAATTTATCGCTATCTCTTTGCAAATGCCGAGTTCTTTGCTGAGGATATTGACGCCATTCTGTTCAACAAGCTTAACTTGGGAACCTTCATGGCACTTCCTAAAAAGCTGCTCCCTAAGTGGGACCCTGAAACGGGGATTCTTCCTCAGAGCTTTGCAGTCTTGAGTGTGTGGAACACCAAAGAAGTTTTCAAGTTGCAGGTGAAGGGAATGTCTAAGCTAACTTATGCATGTTGCATGGGAAGTAGATTGTTGGATTCATGGTTACCATGGCTGAGAGTACCTTCATTTCCAGATGTATTCAGCCAATTTGGGGTGTATTTTTTGTACGGGCTAACCATGAGAGGAACTAATGGTCAACGCCTCATGAAGTCTCTATGCACATTTGTGCATAACATGGCAAAGGACGATGTAGGATGTGGGGCGGTGGTAACAGAGGTAGGCCAACAGGATCCTGTAAGAGTGGCCATCCCCCATTGGAGGAGACTTTCATGGAATGAAGATCTATGGTGCATTAAGAAGCTGACAGATCTGGAAGGTGATAACTACGAAGGATCTAAAACACGTGATTGGATCAAATCTCCACCGTCTTCAGCAGGGATATTTGTTGACCCTCGAGACATCTAA